In Pseudomonas deceptionensis, a single window of DNA contains:
- a CDS encoding amino acid aminotransferase, whose product MSLFSAVEMAPRDPILGLNEAFNADTRTSKVNLGVGVYCNEEGRIPLLRAVVEAETIRVAQHASRGYLPIDGIAAYDQAVQKLLFGAESPLLAAGRVITTQAVGGTGALKIGADFLKQLQPGAVVAISDPSWENHRALFETAGFPVQNYRYYDAASHDVNRAGMLEDLNALPAGSIVVLHACCHNPTGVDLTPADWQNVLDVVKAKGLIPFLDMAYQGFGDGIDEDAAAVRLFAESGLSFFVSSSFSKSFSLYGERVGALSIITESKDESARVLSQVKRVIRTNYSNPPTHGATIAAAVLNSPELRAMWEEELAEMRLRIRGMRLQMVELLSKKAPGHDFSFVARQRGMFSYSGLTVEQVTRLRTEFGIYALDTGRICVASLNQRNIEAVTDAIVQVI is encoded by the coding sequence ATGAGCCTGTTCTCCGCTGTCGAAATGGCACCACGCGATCCTATCCTGGGCCTCAACGAAGCATTTAACGCCGATACCCGTACCAGCAAAGTGAATCTGGGGGTCGGTGTTTATTGCAACGAGGAGGGACGAATTCCGCTCTTGCGTGCCGTTGTCGAAGCCGAAACTATTCGGGTTGCTCAGCACGCGTCGCGCGGCTACTTGCCGATCGACGGCATTGCTGCCTACGACCAAGCTGTGCAAAAGCTGTTGTTCGGTGCCGAGTCGCCACTGCTGGCCGCTGGCCGTGTCATTACAACCCAGGCCGTTGGCGGCACGGGTGCACTGAAAATCGGTGCTGACTTCCTCAAGCAGCTGCAGCCAGGCGCTGTGGTAGCCATCAGCGACCCAAGCTGGGAAAACCACCGCGCACTGTTCGAAACCGCGGGTTTTCCGGTGCAGAACTACCGCTACTACGACGCTGCCAGCCATGACGTAAACCGTGCCGGCATGCTCGAAGACCTCAACGCCCTGCCAGCCGGCTCCATCGTTGTGCTGCACGCTTGCTGCCATAACCCGACCGGTGTCGACCTGACGCCTGCTGACTGGCAGAACGTGCTGGACGTGGTCAAGGCCAAAGGCCTGATCCCGTTCCTGGACATGGCCTACCAGGGCTTTGGCGACGGCATCGACGAAGATGCTGCGGCAGTTCGCCTGTTCGCGGAGTCGGGCCTGAGCTTCTTCGTTTCCAGCTCGTTCTCCAAGTCGTTCTCGCTGTACGGCGAGCGCGTTGGCGCACTGTCGATCATCACCGAGTCCAAGGATGAGAGCGCTCGCGTCCTGTCCCAGGTCAAGCGTGTGATCCGCACCAACTACTCCAACCCGCCGACCCACGGTGCAACCATCGCCGCTGCAGTGCTCAACAGCCCTGAGCTGCGTGCAATGTGGGAAGAAGAACTGGCAGAAATGCGCCTGCGCATTCGCGGCATGCGCCTGCAAATGGTCGAGCTGCTGTCGAAAAAGGCTCCGGGGCATGACTTCAGCTTTGTGGCGCGTCAGCGCGGCATGTTCTCGTACTCCGGCCTGACCGTTGAACAAGTGACACGCCTGCGCACCGAGTTCGGTATTTATGCCCTCGACACCGGCCGAATCTGCGTCGCTTCGTTGAATCAGCGCAACATTGAAGCTGTTACTGACGCCATTGTTCAGGTCATCTGA
- a CDS encoding ATP-grasp domain-containing protein, producing MQRPFVILAHVAHPAILEGFLPAVHKRGLPIVVITDHAQEHRRLLATSHISPDRLHIIECDVFNPLAVIEVLNGQGFDPVAVFSNSDHLQTATAIVAEAFDCPGKDWRLCYAAKNKAAMRERMQRLGLPGPWFQVLTSNAQLPDDAPWPVVAKPREGVASLDVRLCHNAAELSIYCEQFWQQQPDRALLLEAYMEGPLFTLETLGDGRNLQAIGGFDVTLSPPPHFVELAARWNGPLSCSQRAGALAQVAAFGVNFGVCHSEFILTAQGPVLVEINYRSIGDGREFLLDRLLPQGWFDRIVALHLGGSLVDALPAKSSATVHYLVADRSGRLDQASASFNVEREGHWCDYRALHLTGDTVTISHSNKDYVGVLRLIAPDDVSLETQLNSTLSDLKWVVA from the coding sequence ATGCAACGTCCATTCGTCATCCTTGCACATGTCGCACACCCCGCTATTCTCGAGGGGTTTTTGCCTGCCGTGCACAAACGCGGGCTGCCGATTGTGGTCATTACGGACCACGCTCAGGAGCACCGCCGGCTGCTCGCCACCTCGCACATTTCACCGGACCGGCTGCACATCATCGAATGTGATGTGTTCAACCCGCTGGCTGTCATCGAGGTACTCAACGGTCAGGGTTTTGACCCCGTTGCCGTGTTCTCCAACAGCGACCACCTGCAAACCGCGACAGCGATAGTAGCCGAGGCATTTGACTGCCCGGGCAAGGACTGGCGCCTGTGCTACGCGGCGAAGAACAAGGCGGCAATGCGTGAGCGCATGCAGCGTCTGGGTTTACCCGGGCCATGGTTCCAGGTGCTCACATCGAATGCGCAACTGCCGGACGATGCACCATGGCCGGTGGTCGCCAAGCCCCGTGAAGGCGTCGCCAGCCTGGACGTTCGGCTGTGCCACAACGCTGCTGAGTTGAGCATTTACTGCGAGCAGTTCTGGCAGCAGCAACCGGACCGGGCGCTGTTGCTGGAAGCCTATATGGAAGGCCCGCTGTTCACCCTCGAAACCCTGGGCGACGGTCGCAATCTGCAAGCCATCGGTGGCTTCGACGTGACCCTTTCGCCACCGCCACATTTTGTAGAGCTCGCCGCGCGCTGGAACGGGCCACTCAGTTGTTCTCAGCGTGCGGGCGCGTTGGCCCAGGTGGCTGCGTTCGGGGTCAATTTCGGGGTCTGTCACAGCGAATTCATATTGACCGCTCAAGGCCCGGTACTGGTTGAAATCAACTACCGCAGCATTGGTGACGGCCGAGAGTTCCTGCTCGACCGGCTGCTGCCACAGGGCTGGTTCGACCGTATCGTCGCGCTGCATCTGGGGGGGAGCCTGGTCGACGCACTGCCGGCGAAATCCTCGGCAACCGTGCATTACCTTGTCGCCGACCGCTCGGGCCGCCTGGACCAGGCCAGCGCGAGCTTCAACGTCGAGCGGGAAGGGCATTGGTGCGATTACCGTGCTCTGCACCTTACTGGCGACACAGTGACCATCAGCCATTCCAACAAGGATTACGTTGGTGTTCTGCGACTGATTGCACCGGATGACGTGAGCCTCGAAACGCAACTGAACTCGACCCTGAGCGATCTGAAATGGGTGGTGGCATGA
- a CDS encoding HpcH/HpaI aldolase family protein, which produces MLNSLPSPMLCEMLAFAGYDFVILDLEHLLRSEEDIMHCVRACEAAGISPWLRIPQVDEKMIGRALDAGIEGIVLSRTESAAHVQRAIEAARFPPLGKRGITGGRITGFGRLPLPEYIELANRQTPIVPMIESRAGVDALGEILQLPGVGMIMEGALDLSLDLGLGPVPLDSQVWQTLQHMADACLGAGIPFCANPRTAEQNALWRARGIRSFLAGEDRGLMHNALKARLHSLQQ; this is translated from the coding sequence ATGCTCAATTCCCTCCCGTCACCCATGCTCTGCGAAATGCTCGCGTTTGCTGGGTACGACTTTGTAATCCTCGATCTTGAGCACTTGCTGCGTTCCGAAGAAGACATCATGCATTGCGTCCGGGCATGTGAAGCCGCAGGCATTTCGCCCTGGCTGCGCATACCGCAAGTGGATGAAAAAATGATCGGCAGGGCGCTGGACGCCGGTATCGAAGGCATTGTCCTGTCGCGCACCGAAAGTGCTGCGCACGTTCAGCGCGCCATCGAAGCCGCCCGTTTTCCGCCCTTGGGTAAACGCGGAATCACCGGCGGGCGCATTACCGGGTTCGGTCGCCTGCCATTACCCGAATACATCGAGCTGGCCAATCGTCAAACCCCCATTGTTCCCATGATCGAAAGCCGTGCCGGGGTCGACGCCCTCGGCGAAATCCTGCAACTGCCCGGGGTCGGCATGATCATGGAAGGCGCCCTGGACCTGTCTCTCGACCTCGGTCTGGGGCCTGTTCCCCTTGATTCTCAAGTCTGGCAAACGCTGCAACATATGGCCGATGCCTGCCTCGGCGCGGGAATACCTTTCTGCGCCAACCCCCGCACGGCTGAACAGAACGCGCTGTGGCGCGCCCGCGGGATCCGAAGCTTTCTGGCCGGTGAAGACCGAGGCTTGATGCATAACGCGTTGAAAGCCCGCCTGCATTCTCTCCAACAGTAA
- a CDS encoding RidA family protein has protein sequence MDKNLHPAVQLINPAGLYDPAPNGYSHVARLAPNVRLVYTAGQGGENADSELSPDFAEQVRQAFANLQIALAAADAQIKDVAKITVMIVDHSMERLHILGAEVARVWGSLPAPACTLIPVPRLALDEMLFEVEAVAAVAV, from the coding sequence ATGGATAAGAACCTTCACCCTGCCGTGCAACTGATCAACCCGGCCGGGCTGTATGACCCTGCGCCCAACGGATACTCCCATGTCGCACGCCTGGCACCCAATGTGCGTCTGGTGTACACCGCGGGCCAGGGCGGTGAAAACGCCGACAGCGAGCTGTCCCCCGATTTCGCCGAACAGGTGCGCCAGGCATTTGCCAACCTGCAGATCGCCCTGGCGGCGGCAGATGCGCAGATCAAGGACGTGGCCAAGATCACCGTAATGATCGTTGATCACAGCATGGAGAGGTTGCACATTTTGGGCGCCGAAGTGGCGCGGGTCTGGGGCTCGCTGCCGGCGCCGGCCTGCACATTAATCCCCGTCCCGCGACTGGCGCTGGATGAAATGCTGTTTGAGGTAGAGGCGGTGGCGGCAGTGGCGGTGTAA
- the uvrB gene encoding excinuclease ABC subunit UvrB, which translates to MPDFQLVTRFKPAGDQPEAIRQMIEGIEAGLSHQTLLGVTGSGKTFSIANVIAHVNRPTLVLAPNKTLAAQLYGEFKSFFPNNAVEYFVSYYDYYQPEAYVPSSDTFIEKDASINDHIEQMRLSATKALLERKDAIIVTTVSCIYGLGSPETYLKMVLHVDRGDKLDQRELLRRLADLQYTRNDMDFARSTFRVRGDVIDIYPAESDLEAVRIELFDDEVESISAFDPLTGEVIRKMPRFTFYPKSHYVTPRETLLDAVEGIKVELKERLEYLRANNKLVEAQRLEQRTRFDLEMIMELGYCNGIENYSRYLSGRESGAPPPTLFDYLPADALLVIDESHVSVPQVGAMYKGDRSRKETLVEYGFRLPSALDNRPMRFDEWERISPQTIFVSATPGNYEAEHAGRVVEQVVRPTGLVDPQIEVRPALTQVDDLLSEIAKRVALEERVLVTTLTKRMSEDLTDYLADHGVRVRYLHSDIDTVERVEIIRDLRLGVFDVLVGINLLREGLDMPEVSLVAILDADKEGFLRSERSLIQTIGRAARNLNGRAILYADRITGSMERAMGETERRREKQIAFNLANGITPKGVFKDVADIMEGAVVPGSRSKKRKGMAKAAEENARYENELRSPSEISKRIRQLEEKMYALARDLEFEAAAQMRDEIGKLRERLLQV; encoded by the coding sequence ATGCCCGATTTTCAGCTTGTTACCCGCTTCAAGCCCGCGGGAGACCAACCCGAAGCCATTCGCCAGATGATCGAAGGCATTGAGGCCGGTCTGTCACACCAGACCCTGCTCGGGGTAACGGGCTCGGGCAAGACCTTCAGCATTGCCAACGTGATCGCCCATGTGAACCGCCCCACATTGGTACTCGCCCCCAACAAAACCCTGGCGGCGCAGTTGTACGGCGAGTTCAAGTCGTTCTTCCCGAACAACGCGGTGGAGTACTTCGTCTCGTACTACGACTACTACCAGCCCGAAGCCTACGTGCCCTCCTCCGATACCTTTATCGAGAAAGATGCCTCGATCAACGACCATATCGAGCAGATGCGCCTGTCCGCCACCAAGGCGCTGCTGGAGCGCAAGGACGCGATTATCGTCACCACGGTGTCGTGCATTTATGGCCTGGGCAGCCCGGAAACCTATTTGAAGATGGTGTTGCACGTCGATCGCGGCGACAAGCTCGACCAGCGCGAGCTGCTGCGCCGCCTGGCCGACCTGCAATACACCCGCAATGACATGGACTTTGCCCGCTCGACGTTCCGCGTTCGCGGCGACGTGATCGACATCTACCCGGCCGAATCTGACCTGGAAGCAGTTCGCATCGAGCTGTTCGATGACGAAGTCGAAAGTATCAGCGCCTTTGACCCGCTGACCGGCGAAGTCATCCGCAAGATGCCGCGCTTTACCTTCTACCCCAAGAGCCACTACGTAACCCCGCGCGAAACCCTGCTCGACGCCGTTGAAGGCATCAAGGTGGAACTCAAGGAGCGCCTTGAGTACCTGCGCGCCAACAACAAACTGGTGGAGGCGCAGCGCCTTGAGCAACGCACCCGTTTTGATCTGGAAATGATCATGGAGCTGGGCTACTGCAACGGCATCGAAAACTACTCGCGCTACCTCTCGGGCCGTGAGTCCGGTGCGCCGCCACCTACCCTGTTCGACTACCTGCCGGCTGATGCCTTGCTGGTGATCGATGAGTCCCACGTCAGCGTGCCGCAGGTAGGCGCCATGTACAAAGGCGACCGTTCGCGTAAAGAGACCCTGGTGGAATACGGGTTCCGCCTGCCGTCGGCACTGGATAACCGGCCGATGCGCTTTGATGAATGGGAGCGCATCAGCCCACAAACGATCTTCGTCTCGGCCACCCCCGGCAATTACGAGGCCGAGCACGCGGGCCGCGTGGTCGAGCAAGTGGTGCGCCCGACCGGCCTGGTCGACCCGCAAATCGAAGTGCGCCCGGCGCTGACCCAGGTCGATGACTTGCTCTCCGAGATTGCCAAGCGCGTCGCCCTGGAAGAGCGCGTGCTGGTCACCACGCTGACCAAGCGCATGTCCGAAGACCTCACCGACTACCTTGCCGATCACGGCGTGCGCGTGCGTTACCTGCACTCGGACATCGACACCGTGGAGCGTGTCGAGATCATTCGCGACCTACGCCTGGGGGTGTTTGACGTGCTGGTCGGCATCAACTTGCTGCGCGAAGGCCTGGACATGCCCGAAGTGTCGCTGGTGGCGATTCTCGATGCCGACAAGGAAGGTTTCCTGCGTTCGGAGCGTTCACTGATTCAAACCATTGGCCGGGCGGCCCGTAACCTCAATGGCCGGGCAATTCTGTACGCCGACCGGATCACCGGGTCGATGGAACGGGCGATGGGCGAAACCGAACGTCGTCGCGAGAAACAGATCGCCTTCAACCTCGCCAACGGCATCACCCCCAAAGGTGTGTTCAAGGACGTGGCCGACATCATGGAAGGTGCGGTGGTGCCGGGCTCGCGCAGCAAGAAGCGCAAGGGCATGGCCAAAGCCGCCGAAGAAAACGCCAGGTACGAAAACGAACTGCGCTCGCCGAGCGAGATCAGCAAGCGCATTCGTCAGCTGGAAGAGAAAATGTACGCCCTGGCCCGCGACCTGGAGTTCGAGGCCGCTGCGCAAATGCGCGACGAAATTGGCAAGCTCAGGGAGCGGTTGTTGCAGGTTTAA
- a CDS encoding TonB-dependent receptor family protein, with protein MKTTTTALHFSLSLITLGICHSAMAADKPAAPASSVELAPMTIQGDVLGAASDQEVRTYAGSRSVVDASDLKKASVRGLDDALQRVPGIKIFDETGTGALPQISVRGLYESRSGRIQALSDGIPLALAPYGQTGLSLFPMTMATVDRIDIVRGGAAVQYGPNNVGGVINFISKPIPREWETTLQEKTTFNAGGRQLWDTYLGTGGYLTDNFGLQLDINTLSGEYGREHSDTDVQNYRLRGQWNIDDDRDLSFGIQHYKADMDLAGALSVKDYKDDPRQSTRPLDRFEGDTNRVWGTYTQRLGAMGPFDSVEFSWTNFAHNSYRNFVVGLPFTPDGTAVTKQDGPRDFKVWGTEPRLSATIDGDNVGQTWLLGARYVSENIDYKVNRQSVATGVTTPFRDWKFDDDARAFYISNAISLFDRRLTITPGVRYENARMNYGDGITGFERENKSEEWLPGLTVGYQANDAWYVYANAQKSLRPPQVTQIVKEGAVGAELAWNYETGVRYTPWDGMRVDFNLYRIDFDDQIAYNATTDRFDNLGSTRHQGFETDIFWTPQAMRDLDLHAGYAYLDAKQRNGVYKDNEVPYSSRNQFMVDARYRFAEHWTYNLDGLYISKAYTDAANTREENASASVGELPAYWVWNTAVEREFPLADKSVLTASAGISNLFNREYYFRGIDTSPWGRQAAPERSLTLGVNYRF; from the coding sequence ATGAAAACAACAACAACTGCCCTGCATTTTTCACTCAGTTTAATCACGCTGGGTATCTGCCACAGCGCCATGGCCGCCGACAAACCCGCAGCACCTGCCAGCAGCGTGGAGCTGGCACCCATGACGATTCAGGGGGACGTCCTGGGCGCAGCCAGCGATCAGGAGGTGCGTACCTATGCCGGCAGCCGTAGCGTCGTCGACGCAAGCGATCTGAAAAAAGCCAGCGTTCGCGGTCTGGACGATGCTTTGCAGCGGGTACCCGGGATCAAGATTTTTGACGAAACCGGCACCGGCGCCTTGCCGCAGATTTCCGTGCGCGGGCTCTATGAGAGTCGCAGCGGCCGGATCCAGGCCTTGTCGGATGGCATTCCCCTGGCGCTGGCGCCTTACGGCCAGACCGGTCTGTCGTTGTTCCCGATGACCATGGCCACCGTCGACCGTATTGATATCGTGCGTGGGGGCGCAGCGGTGCAATACGGTCCGAACAACGTGGGCGGGGTGATCAACTTTATCAGCAAGCCGATTCCGCGCGAGTGGGAAACCACATTGCAGGAGAAGACCACCTTCAACGCTGGCGGGCGCCAGTTGTGGGACACCTACCTGGGCACCGGCGGCTACCTGACCGACAACTTCGGCCTGCAGCTGGACATCAACACCCTGAGCGGCGAATACGGTCGCGAGCATTCCGATACCGATGTGCAGAACTACCGTCTGCGCGGCCAGTGGAACATCGATGATGATCGAGACCTGAGCTTCGGCATCCAGCACTACAAGGCCGACATGGACCTGGCCGGAGCGCTCAGCGTGAAGGACTACAAGGATGATCCGCGCCAGTCGACACGTCCTCTGGACCGCTTCGAGGGCGACACCAATCGCGTCTGGGGCACCTACACCCAGCGCCTGGGCGCCATGGGCCCGTTTGACTCGGTGGAGTTCAGCTGGACCAACTTCGCCCACAACAGCTACCGCAACTTCGTGGTCGGCCTGCCGTTCACCCCGGACGGTACGGCAGTGACCAAGCAGGACGGCCCTCGGGACTTCAAGGTCTGGGGGACGGAGCCGCGCCTGAGCGCCACGATCGATGGCGACAACGTCGGCCAGACCTGGTTGCTCGGCGCGCGTTATGTGAGTGAAAACATCGACTACAAGGTCAACCGTCAGAGCGTCGCCACCGGCGTGACCACGCCGTTCCGCGACTGGAAGTTTGATGACGACGCCCGTGCGTTCTACATCAGCAACGCCATCAGCCTGTTCGACCGCCGCCTGACTATCACGCCCGGCGTGCGCTACGAAAACGCCCGCATGAATTACGGTGACGGCATCACCGGGTTCGAGCGCGAGAACAAATCCGAGGAGTGGCTGCCGGGTCTGACCGTGGGTTATCAGGCGAACGACGCCTGGTATGTCTATGCCAACGCCCAGAAGTCCCTGCGGCCACCGCAGGTCACGCAGATCGTCAAGGAGGGCGCTGTGGGGGCCGAACTGGCGTGGAACTACGAGACCGGCGTGCGCTATACCCCGTGGGACGGCATGCGCGTCGACTTCAATCTGTACCGCATCGATTTCGACGACCAGATCGCCTATAACGCCACGACCGACCGCTTCGACAACCTGGGCAGCACCCGTCACCAGGGTTTCGAAACCGACATTTTCTGGACGCCGCAAGCCATGCGTGATCTGGACCTGCATGCCGGTTATGCCTACCTCGACGCCAAGCAACGCAACGGCGTCTACAAGGACAACGAGGTCCCGTACTCCTCGCGCAACCAGTTCATGGTGGATGCCCGTTACCGCTTTGCCGAGCACTGGACCTACAACCTTGACGGCCTGTACATCAGTAAGGCCTATACCGATGCTGCCAATACCCGCGAAGAAAATGCCTCTGCCAGCGTGGGCGAATTGCCTGCTTACTGGGTCTGGAACACGGCCGTCGAGCGGGAGTTCCCGCTGGCAGACAAGAGCGTCCTGACCGCGTCTGCGGGCATCAGCAACCTGTTCAACCGCGAATATTACTTCCGCGGTATCGACACCAGCCCTTGGGGTCGTCAAGCCGCGCCAGAGCGTTCGCTCACCTTAGGCGTCAATTACCGCTTCTAA